In the genome of bacterium, one region contains:
- the pyk gene encoding pyruvate kinase, translating into MKRTKIIATIGPSSEDPKILTKMVANGMNVARLNFSHGSYANHQQLMQTIRDASKKLDKPVAILQDLQGPKIRIGELEKPVAIKKGQTVMLGRDFDMDFDISRSVKRGERILIEDGLMELKVVSVAPSRVGSKTHGKITCKVVNGGVVKSHKGVNLPDSTITFPIITNKDLADLKFGLENDVDYVALSFVRNGADIRNLRKLINKHLRKGGSAPKIIAKIERKEAVENFDRILREADGIMVARGDLGVEIADSQVPMIQKDLISRCNSVAKPVIVATQMLDSMIRNPRPTRAEVSDVANAVIDHADAVMLSGESATGSYPIEAVAEMRRIIEDTENSPYDDMPAQPFSMEAEIEDYKASLIAGAVLRLAIGVGAEAIIGTTESGYTARFVSRERPVAPILILTDRPKVYRQMALFWGIRPLYVKSLTALKNVEGLLEYFVAEAKRLKLIHKGQKVVLVAGNPLGQRMNLVQAVNVK; encoded by the coding sequence ATGAAGCGAACAAAAATCATAGCAACGATCGGACCGAGCAGTGAAGATCCAAAAATTTTAACAAAAATGGTAGCGAACGGGATGAATGTGGCCCGCCTTAATTTTTCTCATGGCAGTTATGCAAACCATCAACAGTTGATGCAGACCATCCGGGACGCTTCTAAGAAACTGGACAAGCCGGTAGCTATCTTGCAGGATCTTCAGGGTCCTAAAATCCGAATTGGAGAATTAGAGAAGCCTGTCGCTATAAAAAAGGGTCAGACAGTTATGCTGGGCAGGGATTTTGATATGGACTTCGATATTAGCCGTTCTGTTAAGCGGGGCGAGCGCATTTTAATAGAAGATGGATTAATGGAACTTAAGGTGGTAAGTGTGGCGCCGAGCAGGGTTGGCTCTAAGACTCATGGGAAGATCACTTGCAAGGTTGTTAACGGAGGAGTGGTGAAATCTCACAAGGGCGTTAACTTACCAGACAGTACTATTACATTCCCGATTATCACTAACAAGGATTTGGCTGACCTAAAGTTTGGGTTAGAAAATGACGTGGATTACGTCGCGCTATCGTTCGTTCGCAATGGCGCTGATATTCGCAATTTGCGAAAACTGATAAACAAGCATTTGCGCAAAGGCGGCTCCGCTCCAAAGATTATTGCGAAGATCGAACGCAAGGAGGCCGTGGAAAATTTCGATCGTATCCTGCGGGAGGCCGACGGTATTATGGTAGCACGTGGCGACTTGGGCGTAGAGATTGCGGACTCGCAAGTGCCGATGATCCAAAAGGATTTAATTTCGCGATGCAACAGCGTAGCTAAACCGGTTATCGTGGCGACCCAAATGCTCGATTCCATGATCCGCAACCCACGTCCTACGCGCGCCGAAGTTTCCGACGTTGCGAATGCAGTTATAGACCACGCCGACGCAGTAATGCTTTCTGGCGAAAGCGCCACCGGCAGTTATCCAATCGAAGCTGTGGCCGAAATGCGCCGCATCATAGAAGACACAGAAAATTCCCCTTACGATGATATGCCGGCCCAGCCGTTTAGCATGGAGGCCGAGATAGAAGATTACAAGGCTTCCTTAATTGCTGGCGCTGTTCTGCGTTTGGCGATTGGTGTCGGGGCAGAAGCAATTATCGGTACTACCGAGAGCGGCTACACCGCCCGCTTTGTTTCTCGCGAACGGCCCGTGGCCCCGATCTTAATTCTTACAGACAGGCCTAAAGTATATCGGCAGATGGCATTATTCTGGGGGATTAGGCCTTTATACGTAAAAAGCTTAACGGCCTTAAAGAATGTGGAAGGATTGTTGGAATATTTTGTAGCGGAGGCGAAAAGGTTGAAGCTAATTCATAAAGGGCAGAAAGTTGTATTGGTCGCGGGGAATCCGTTAGGACAGCGCATGAACTTAGTTCAGGCCGTGAATGTAAAATAA
- a CDS encoding LysM peptidoglycan-binding domain-containing protein, producing the protein MNPNRNKIKLSPRLRWGVGRQGLNVNFFKIGGGIFLALSSILVIRAGYLLLSGDDAPLEQPQVLGAIDNSGQEAAFTEYKVKSGDTLFTISKDHGVQWTALATLNNLEAPFPLRVGQTLKIPKQ; encoded by the coding sequence ATGAACCCAAACCGAAACAAAATCAAACTTTCTCCCAGACTCCGCTGGGGCGTAGGACGCCAGGGATTAAACGTTAATTTCTTCAAAATTGGCGGAGGAATTTTCCTCGCCCTAAGCTCAATTCTCGTAATCCGCGCCGGTTACCTACTCCTATCCGGCGATGACGCCCCTCTAGAACAGCCGCAAGTACTAGGCGCGATAGACAACTCTGGCCAAGAAGCGGCATTTACCGAATATAAAGTAAAATCCGGAGATACATTGTTCACTATCAGTAAGGACCACGGAGTACAATGGACTGCCCTAGCCACTCTAAACAACCTAGAGGCGCCCTTCCCTCTGCGGGTCGGCCAGACTCTAAAAATTCCAAAGCAATAA
- the ligA gene encoding NAD-dependent DNA ligase LigA, translating to MEVRGEVVMSRKAFVELNKMYAKASRPLLANTRNSAAGSMRQLDSRLAAERRLDFFAWDIAQIDESWQKQLHRHNEEHDLLREFGFKVDSHELVANKFSDIQEFIEEVGKKRERFNYGTDGVVISVDDLGLHPVLGVVGKAPRYMVAFKYPAEKATTQVLDIKVNVGRTGVLTPFAVFKPTIVAGSTISKATLHNMDQVARLGVKIGDTVVIEKAGDVIPAVVEALPKLRTGKEKAFAMPKQCPVCGGKVEKQMIGGVAKSGSTSKVSAAYYCTNPSCPAKNQRAMEHFVNAFEIYTIGPKIITRFKDEGLISDAADLFALEVGDINTLERFGEKSAENIIASINEHRKIPLARFIYALGINNVGEQTSEDLADHFGSLEKLMAASEDQINNVENIGPVVSRSVAEFFKHKENQKFIAKLFNNGVSIINPAKKQAGKFTGKTFVITGTLETLSRDEAKAKIKSLGGKTARVFFGGGGVQYKKMRGLGFFFFLKGPDFQIFIKKSLGGFF from the coding sequence GTGGAAGTTCGTGGAGAAGTTGTCATGTCCCGCAAGGCTTTTGTTGAGCTTAATAAGATGTATGCAAAAGCAAGCAGGCCTTTATTGGCTAATACCCGCAACAGTGCGGCAGGGAGCATGCGCCAACTGGATTCGCGCCTGGCAGCTGAGCGCCGTTTGGATTTTTTTGCCTGGGATATCGCTCAGATTGATGAATCTTGGCAGAAGCAGTTGCACAGGCATAATGAAGAGCATGACCTGTTAAGGGAATTTGGATTTAAAGTGGACAGTCATGAATTGGTGGCTAATAAGTTTTCGGATATTCAAGAATTTATAGAGGAAGTAGGCAAAAAGCGAGAGAGGTTTAATTATGGTACCGATGGCGTGGTTATCTCCGTTGATGATTTAGGGCTTCATCCGGTTTTGGGTGTGGTTGGCAAGGCACCACGTTATATGGTTGCATTCAAGTATCCTGCAGAAAAGGCTACTACTCAGGTTCTGGACATTAAAGTGAATGTTGGCCGCACAGGGGTGCTGACTCCTTTTGCAGTATTTAAGCCCACTATAGTAGCGGGTTCTACCATAAGCAAGGCTACTTTGCATAACATGGATCAGGTGGCACGCTTGGGAGTGAAGATTGGCGATACAGTGGTCATAGAAAAGGCCGGCGACGTTATTCCGGCCGTAGTAGAAGCATTGCCGAAACTGCGAACCGGAAAAGAAAAGGCTTTTGCAATGCCAAAGCAGTGCCCGGTCTGCGGGGGGAAAGTAGAAAAGCAGATGATCGGCGGCGTTGCAAAATCTGGCAGTACAAGTAAGGTATCTGCAGCTTACTACTGTACCAATCCAAGCTGTCCGGCTAAAAACCAGCGGGCCATGGAGCATTTTGTAAATGCATTTGAGATCTATACTATTGGCCCCAAGATCATTACTCGGTTTAAGGACGAAGGTTTAATCTCTGACGCCGCCGATTTATTTGCTCTTGAAGTCGGCGATATTAATACGCTCGAACGTTTCGGCGAGAAGAGCGCCGAAAATATTATCGCCTCTATTAATGAGCATAGAAAAATTCCTTTAGCCAGATTTATTTATGCTTTAGGAATTAATAATGTGGGCGAACAAACTAGCGAGGACTTAGCAGATCATTTCGGATCTCTAGAAAAGTTAATGGCTGCATCAGAAGATCAGATTAATAATGTGGAAAATATTGGACCGGTGGTGTCGCGCAGTGTGGCAGAATTTTTTAAACATAAAGAGAACCAAAAGTTTATAGCCAAGTTGTTCAACAACGGCGTGTCTATAATCAATCCGGCTAAAAAGCAGGCTGGTAAATTCACCGGTAAGACTTTTGTCATTACAGGAACTTTGGAAACTCTGAGTCGCGACGAAGCAAAAGCGAAGATCAAGTCTTTGGGTGGTAAGACCGCGAGAGTTTTTTTTGGGGGGGGCGGGGTTCAATATAAAAAAATGAGGGGGTTGGGGTTTTTTTTTTTTTTGAAGGGACCGGACTTTCAAATATTTATTAAAAAAAGTTTGGGGGGTTTTTTTTAG
- a CDS encoding fibronectin type III domain-containing protein, whose translation MSLVWNNGTLVANQTCGTYTAGAVYKMKIISGGFEVYKDGVLMCTQSTGVALDNKKIFLQSSAAASTFDDVLVTGNGGAPTAPGQVTGLSAEAGDAQVALTWSAPGSNGGSAITDYLVEYKLNSEPTTWSTFNDGTSTSTSATVTSLSNGSLYNFRVSAINAVGTGTASSTANATPSAPTAPAAPTIGTAVAGDESASVSFTPGSNGGSTITGYTVTSSPGGFTGTGSSSPITVSGLTNGVSYTFTVTATNAIGTSSASSASNAVTPNEEIPPSIPNLALWLDGADADNMSVSGDRISQVNDKSGNGKNATSASTARPTLVSNALNGRSVMNFDGSDDYFNIGSSITYRTVAIVAKKSTSAAFSNYPGLIGDFTGTSPGNGHVLNGIDGTTKLGSATSSFSLAHRNGTSIAASSGHDFSPLNEYWIGVFQLPSSMTNTTSSIGMINGGGRYWNGDIAEVIAYSSTITSDQRNILENYLSTKWNIAVSGPTVPGAPTSLGASRGDTQIGLSWSAPASNGGTAITDYIVEYKLSSEPTTWSTFNDGTSTSTTATITGLTNGLSYDFRVKAVNIIGTGTASGTATKTPGPPTAPDAPTGVSAEGGNTQATVSFSPPVDNGGASITSYTVTSSPGGFTASGASSPLTVTGLTNGVSYTFTVTATNSAGTSSASSASNSVTPSTLANQLTDSFTGTTINTDKWYEYDPTGSGGTTGKIQQNGSLTIADSYVGGNWAQNALISQDVFSSTSLEISASMISGSGPVLGYGDYQFASANKKAYLVYISGAGSSVILALSWDNTAMTQTSCGTASVGAAIYKMKIISGGFEVYKDNVLVCTHNTAVVVNNKPVFLQNSGTASTFDEVVVYGETPVDTVPDAPTIGTATAGNGSAVVTFTPPSFNGGSAITGYTVTSSPGGVTASGSSSPITVTGLTNDVAYTFTVKATNVQGDSAASSASNSATPQLPQAPGQVTGLVATGFNRQVLLGWDAPTSGGTPTDYVIEYKLSSEPSTWSTFNDGTSTSLKAIVTGLTNGSAYDFRVKGSNDGNPGTSSAIASATPDAISTLSFVITGESNSGGIGLNSQATVGELASRSAVQIMNLTSGNFLYENLDIGTNNLRDHSGLEGYYDCCHGFELQLANSTEEHAFPDNPQVYLVKTGHGGSQVTNWAVGQTYWTKFLQRTAAAKTQLPENRKWVVFLSLGINDAIAGNNVSTWKTNMIEWMDRIKADLPGAIIILTGFQSMGYGTYNTAINELAASEPNVYAIDSTGAALRDANHWSYAGLKTVTSSMVTVTKNVLGLNYPGLPTSLSANPSSTSVALSWTAPVSNGGSSITDYIIEYKESAASTWSTFNDGTSTTASATVTGLSSGTAYNFRVKAANSNGAGNTTSVNSTTADGTAPSISSVSATPGSNSASITWTTDENSSSMVEYGLTSSYGTSTSEADTSPRVTSHTVNLTNLTSCSTYYFRVKSNDAASNLATGGANSFTTTGCAGSATVVTQSATSVNNGTGGTAQLTSGSNGLELTIPMGAVGANATFQIKELDKTTVLANIGKPSGVNPVGLVFDLKSLTNLDTPVTSFNSAITLTFSYQESDVAGINESALVVYRYNGVSWSPLSDCVVNTSANTITCTTTQFSVFSIFGSPSVGGGLPSIAYLSPVAPSGGFKLQINGGAKTTSSSNVVLSFNGGSDIANMAISNTSDFSFVGQEKYSSGKQWDLCKHLAVCNYGLKTVYAKLYTSYGQSSEVITATIEYSKSGQTTKQGPASKAGANIKTADGTIYTVTSNNTLRPYTSAGAFLSYTFNNFKSVVPATTGDLQLPIEGFIAPRDGSIICSDRGSDRGTCYLIIAGKKAGFTSERVFKGLGYSFSKSQNGDVSFMEPTSLIDNEDQAHRTGTLVKIGKTIYLVGEDGLKGIPTMSVLSSWGYDASDAVPANKHDIAKEKSAVIEARGAGQFR comes from the coding sequence TTGAGTTTAGTGTGGAATAATGGAACATTGGTGGCCAATCAAACCTGCGGCACTTATACCGCCGGTGCTGTATATAAAATGAAAATTATTTCTGGCGGGTTTGAAGTATATAAAGATGGCGTGCTGATGTGTACCCAGAGTACTGGGGTAGCACTGGACAATAAGAAAATATTTTTGCAATCTTCCGCCGCAGCATCTACATTCGATGATGTCTTAGTAACAGGCAATGGCGGAGCGCCAACGGCTCCTGGTCAAGTTACCGGTTTAAGTGCGGAAGCAGGCGATGCCCAGGTGGCACTAACCTGGTCTGCTCCTGGTTCGAATGGCGGTTCTGCCATCACGGATTACTTAGTAGAGTATAAATTGAATTCGGAGCCAACTACGTGGTCCACATTTAATGACGGTACATCTACTTCCACCTCGGCAACGGTTACAAGCTTAAGCAACGGGTCTCTGTATAATTTTAGAGTGAGCGCCATTAACGCTGTCGGTACTGGAACAGCCAGTAGTACTGCCAATGCAACCCCTTCTGCGCCCACGGCGCCGGCTGCACCTACAATTGGCACTGCGGTAGCTGGTGATGAGTCTGCTTCGGTTTCCTTCACGCCCGGCTCTAATGGCGGCAGTACCATTACTGGTTATACTGTGACATCTTCCCCAGGCGGTTTTACAGGTACGGGGTCCTCTTCCCCGATTACTGTGAGCGGCCTTACTAATGGTGTTTCTTATACTTTCACAGTTACTGCTACAAACGCCATAGGCACGTCGTCAGCCTCCAGCGCATCTAATGCGGTTACTCCAAACGAAGAAATTCCTCCAAGTATTCCTAATTTGGCTCTATGGTTAGACGGGGCAGATGCGGATAATATGAGCGTGTCTGGGGACAGGATCAGTCAGGTCAATGACAAAAGCGGAAATGGCAAAAACGCTACATCTGCGAGCACAGCCCGTCCGACGTTAGTGTCCAATGCCCTTAATGGCCGTTCGGTAATGAATTTTGACGGCAGTGATGATTATTTTAATATTGGCAGCTCAATTACATACCGCACCGTAGCCATCGTTGCCAAAAAGAGTACTTCCGCGGCTTTCAGCAATTACCCAGGTTTGATCGGTGATTTTACAGGAACCTCGCCAGGTAACGGTCATGTTTTGAATGGGATAGATGGTACTACTAAATTAGGGTCAGCGACTAGCAGTTTCTCTTTGGCTCACCGCAATGGCACATCTATTGCTGCTTCTAGCGGCCACGACTTCTCGCCTCTAAATGAATATTGGATTGGTGTTTTTCAGCTGCCTTCCAGTATGACCAATACAACTTCTTCAATAGGTATGATTAACGGCGGCGGCCGTTATTGGAACGGCGATATTGCTGAAGTCATCGCTTATAGTTCGACAATCACTTCTGATCAAAGAAATATTTTAGAAAACTATCTCTCTACTAAATGGAACATTGCTGTGTCTGGCCCGACTGTTCCCGGCGCTCCCACCTCTCTCGGTGCAAGCAGAGGAGACACCCAGATTGGGCTGTCTTGGTCTGCACCGGCTAGTAACGGCGGCACAGCCATTACAGATTATATAGTGGAGTATAAGCTGAGTTCAGAGCCAACAACTTGGTCCACATTTAACGATGGTACTTCTACCTCTACCACTGCTACTATAACTGGTTTAACCAACGGTCTAAGTTATGATTTCCGGGTTAAAGCAGTGAATATTATAGGCACTGGCACCGCTAGCGGAACTGCTACAAAAACCCCTGGCCCTCCAACGGCACCAGATGCCCCAACTGGTGTATCAGCAGAAGGTGGTAATACTCAAGCCACTGTGTCATTTAGTCCTCCGGTGGATAATGGCGGCGCTTCTATAACTAGCTATACAGTGACATCGTCTCCAGGCGGTTTTACTGCTTCTGGCGCATCATCGCCGCTAACTGTGACAGGCCTTACCAATGGCGTCTCTTACACGTTTACGGTTACCGCTACCAACTCAGCTGGAACTTCCTCGGCATCCTCAGCTTCAAACTCGGTAACTCCGAGTACTTTGGCGAATCAACTCACGGATAGTTTTACTGGGACAACCATTAATACTGATAAATGGTATGAATATGACCCTACTGGTTCCGGCGGGACGACGGGAAAGATTCAACAAAATGGTTCATTAACTATTGCAGATAGTTATGTAGGTGGGAACTGGGCTCAAAATGCTTTAATCTCCCAGGATGTATTCAGTTCCACCTCTCTAGAAATTTCTGCAAGCATGATTTCTGGCTCCGGTCCCGTCTTGGGATACGGTGATTATCAGTTTGCAAGTGCGAACAAAAAGGCTTACCTCGTATATATATCTGGAGCGGGTTCGTCGGTTATCTTAGCGCTGTCTTGGGACAATACTGCTATGACCCAAACGAGTTGTGGTACGGCTAGCGTTGGAGCAGCAATTTACAAGATGAAAATCATTTCTGGTGGTTTTGAAGTTTATAAGGACAATGTCTTGGTATGTACTCACAACACGGCTGTTGTGGTTAATAACAAACCCGTGTTCCTGCAGAACTCCGGCACTGCCAGTACCTTTGATGAAGTTGTTGTCTACGGTGAAACTCCGGTGGATACTGTTCCTGATGCCCCGACAATCGGTACCGCTACGGCTGGCAATGGTTCGGCAGTCGTTACATTTACACCACCGAGTTTTAATGGCGGCAGCGCCATTACTGGCTACACAGTTACGTCCTCGCCGGGCGGGGTTACAGCCAGCGGCAGCAGCTCTCCTATCACTGTGACCGGGCTTACTAATGACGTAGCCTATACTTTCACCGTCAAAGCCACTAACGTTCAGGGCGATTCCGCAGCTTCAAGCGCGTCAAATTCGGCAACTCCTCAGTTGCCGCAAGCCCCCGGTCAAGTTACAGGTCTGGTTGCAACCGGTTTTAACCGCCAAGTGCTGCTCGGGTGGGATGCTCCGACTTCGGGAGGCACGCCAACCGATTATGTTATTGAGTACAAGCTTTCTTCCGAACCTTCCACTTGGTCGACTTTTAATGACGGTACTTCTACTAGCCTAAAGGCCATTGTTACTGGCTTAACAAATGGTTCTGCTTACGATTTTAGAGTAAAAGGCTCTAATGATGGCAATCCCGGTACGTCTTCAGCCATTGCTTCTGCAACGCCCGATGCAATCAGTACTTTGAGTTTTGTTATTACCGGCGAAAGCAATTCTGGTGGTATCGGATTAAATAGTCAAGCTACCGTAGGGGAATTGGCATCTCGCTCGGCGGTACAGATAATGAATCTAACTTCTGGCAATTTCTTGTATGAGAATTTGGATATAGGGACAAATAACCTGCGCGACCACTCTGGCTTAGAAGGTTATTATGACTGTTGTCATGGCTTTGAACTTCAATTGGCAAACTCTACAGAAGAGCATGCTTTCCCAGATAATCCTCAAGTTTATTTGGTTAAGACTGGCCATGGCGGTTCTCAAGTTACCAACTGGGCTGTCGGCCAGACATATTGGACCAAATTTTTGCAGCGTACAGCGGCTGCCAAAACCCAGCTGCCGGAAAACCGCAAATGGGTAGTATTTTTAAGCTTAGGTATTAATGATGCTATTGCTGGAAATAACGTTTCAACCTGGAAGACTAATATGATTGAATGGATGGACAGGATTAAAGCCGATTTGCCCGGAGCGATTATTATTCTCACAGGGTTCCAGTCTATGGGTTACGGAACCTATAACACGGCAATCAATGAGTTAGCCGCTTCGGAGCCTAATGTGTACGCTATCGATTCCACAGGTGCAGCTTTGCGTGACGCAAACCACTGGAGCTATGCCGGTTTGAAAACCGTTACAAGCAGCATGGTTACGGTTACTAAAAATGTTTTAGGATTGAATTATCCTGGGTTGCCAACCAGCTTGTCTGCTAATCCGAGCAGTACTTCGGTTGCGCTTTCATGGACCGCTCCGGTAAGTAATGGAGGATCTAGCATCACCGACTATATTATTGAGTATAAAGAATCAGCGGCGAGCACCTGGAGCACTTTTAATGATGGCACCTCTACGACAGCCTCTGCTACGGTAACAGGTTTGTCCAGTGGAACAGCTTACAACTTTAGGGTCAAAGCTGCCAATTCTAATGGAGCTGGAAATACAACATCTGTGAATTCCACCACTGCCGATGGCACCGCACCGTCGATTTCATCAGTTTCTGCAACCCCGGGCAGTAATTCTGCGTCTATCACTTGGACCACGGACGAGAACAGCTCATCTATGGTGGAATATGGCCTTACTTCTAGCTACGGGACTTCCACTAGCGAAGCTGATACTTCTCCCCGCGTAACAAGCCACACCGTTAACCTTACCAATTTAACTTCTTGTTCTACCTATTATTTCCGAGTTAAATCAAATGACGCAGCCAGCAACTTGGCAACCGGCGGCGCCAATAGCTTCACTACTACTGGCTGTGCTGGCTCTGCTACAGTCGTGACCCAGTCTGCTACGAGCGTAAATAATGGCACTGGCGGAACCGCCCAATTGACTTCCGGTTCCAACGGCCTGGAATTGACCATACCTATGGGGGCCGTAGGTGCTAACGCAACATTCCAAATCAAAGAACTCGATAAGACGACTGTCTTGGCGAATATTGGCAAGCCGTCCGGGGTTAACCCTGTGGGCCTGGTTTTCGACCTTAAATCTTTGACCAATCTGGATACCCCTGTAACAAGCTTTAACTCTGCCATTACTTTGACGTTTAGCTATCAGGAGAGCGATGTGGCAGGGATCAACGAATCAGCTTTAGTAGTTTACAGGTATAACGGCGTTAGTTGGAGTCCGTTAAGCGATTGCGTTGTAAATACCTCTGCAAATACAATTACTTGCACCACCACGCAGTTCTCTGTGTTCTCTATTTTTGGCAGCCCTTCAGTCGGAGGCGGTTTGCCGTCAATTGCATACTTATCTCCTGTCGCTCCTTCCGGTGGATTTAAGCTTCAAATTAACGGCGGTGCAAAAACTACATCAAGCTCTAATGTTGTCTTGTCCTTCAATGGAGGTTCGGATATAGCCAACATGGCAATTTCCAATACCTCCGACTTCAGTTTTGTAGGGCAGGAAAAGTACTCCTCTGGTAAGCAGTGGGATCTGTGTAAACATTTGGCAGTATGCAACTATGGGCTCAAGACCGTGTACGCTAAATTGTATACTTCCTACGGGCAATCCAGTGAAGTTATTACTGCTACTATCGAATACTCCAAATCCGGGCAAACCACCAAACAGGGTCCGGCTAGCAAGGCAGGCGCTAACATCAAAACTGCCGACGGGACTATATACACAGTCACCAGCAATAACACGTTAAGGCCTTATACTTCGGCAGGAGCCTTCCTTTCTTATACCTTTAATAATTTTAAGTCTGTCGTACCAGCTACCACCGGCGATCTGCAGCTGCCGATTGAAGGGTTTATTGCTCCGCGTGACGGCAGTATAATCTGTTCTGACAGAGGATCAGATAGGGGTACTTGCTATTTGATAATTGCCGGCAAGAAAGCTGGCTTTACATCCGAAAGAGTCTTTAAAGGCCTCGGTTATTCCTTTAGCAAATCACAGAATGGCGACGTTTCCTTTATGGAGCCGACGAGTCTGATCGACAATGAAGATCAAGCACATCGCACCGGAACCTTGGTTAAAATCGGCAAAACCATTTACTTGGTGGGCGAGGACGGGCTCAAGGGCATTCCAACTATGAGCGTCTTGAGCTCCTGGGGCTATGATGCTTCAGATGCTGTGCCAGCCAACAAGCATGATATAGCAAAGGAAAAGTCAGCCGTCATAGAAGCCCGCGGCGCCGGCCAATTCCGATAA
- a CDS encoding NTP transferase domain-containing protein: protein MSQQIVILAAGKGTRMGGEIPKVLLPLNIGEPIILHLLNEIKGLPQDTKPVIVVGFKKEMVMDALGDEYIYVTQFDQKGTGHAVLSAKDQIVAENFIVLNGDMPFTTKESLQKLIDSHHQNRSVVSMVTVKLENFEGGNKYFSSWGRIIRNAAGEVNKIREFKDSTDQERLITEVNTGTYMFNSVWIWDKLAQITDDNNQHEFYLTDIIELAIKDGKKVNSLSIDPKEAYGINNPEDLDFARKLL, encoded by the coding sequence ATGTCACAGCAAATTGTAATTCTTGCCGCAGGCAAAGGCACCCGTATGGGCGGAGAAATTCCTAAAGTTTTATTGCCCTTGAATATCGGAGAGCCTATTATTTTACATCTATTGAATGAGATCAAAGGCCTGCCTCAGGACACCAAGCCGGTAATAGTGGTTGGCTTTAAAAAAGAGATGGTAATGGATGCTCTTGGTGATGAATATATTTATGTCACTCAGTTTGATCAAAAAGGAACCGGCCACGCGGTACTTTCTGCCAAAGATCAAATAGTGGCGGAGAATTTTATAGTGCTAAATGGTGACATGCCTTTTACCACCAAAGAGTCGTTACAGAAATTAATTGATTCTCACCATCAAAACCGCTCTGTTGTCTCTATGGTCACTGTTAAACTCGAAAATTTCGAAGGTGGCAACAAATATTTCTCTAGTTGGGGAAGAATTATTCGCAACGCGGCTGGCGAAGTAAACAAGATACGTGAATTTAAAGACAGCACCGATCAAGAAAGGCTCATTACAGAAGTTAACACCGGAACTTATATGTTCAACTCAGTATGGATTTGGGATAAGCTTGCTCAGATCACCGATGATAATAATCAGCATGAATTTTATTTAACCGATATCATTGAGCTGGCCATTAAAGACGGAAAAAAAGTGAATTCTTTATCTATCGATCCTAAGGAAGCTTACGGAATTAACAATCCAGAAGATTTAGATTTCGCTCGTAAACTGCTTTAA
- a CDS encoding type II secretion system protein, producing MSQRLIHKKQFGFTLVEIIVATGIFAMVISAVLVLFNYVLRINREVQAKRQVSQAARNFTEVLSREIRNGRVDYNGSGNCAASNYANNANQSLAIITYTGDRLCFYFKTDTKELMLRRDTSSTSTEESINPQNFND from the coding sequence ATGTCTCAACGTTTAATTCATAAAAAGCAGTTTGGATTCACCTTAGTAGAAATTATTGTTGCTACCGGGATTTTTGCCATGGTTATCTCCGCCGTATTGGTGCTCTTCAATTATGTTCTGCGCATCAATCGTGAGGTGCAGGCAAAGCGTCAGGTTTCGCAAGCGGCCCGCAACTTTACAGAGGTATTGTCTAGGGAAATCCGCAATGGGCGTGTGGATTACAATGGAAGCGGCAATTGTGCAGCGAGTAATTATGCTAATAATGCCAACCAGTCTTTGGCTATTATCACCTATACGGGAGACAGGCTATGCTTCTACTTTAAAACTGACACGAAAGAGCTGATGCTCCGCAGAGATACTTCTTCCACGTCAACGGAAGAGTCAATTAATCCTCAGAACTTTAACGATTAA